Sequence from the Ectothiorhodospira sp. BSL-9 genome:
TCGTCCCGTGCGCCGCAGACCACCCGGGACACCCCGGACCAGGGGATGGCGCCCAGGCACATGGCACAGGGTTCAGCGGAGGTGACCAGGGTATGGTGCAGGCGACCGCCATCGCTCAGGTCGTGATTATCGAGGCGTTTTTGTGCCAGGGCCATGGCGACCATCTCCGCGTGGAGGATGGAGCAGCGGGAGCTGGTTACAAGGTTCAGTCCTGGCGCCACCAGTTGCCCGTCGGCATCAAACACCGCCGCCCCGAACGGTCCGCCACTGCCCTGAGTCACGTTCTCCCTGGCCAGCGAGATCACGAAGCGCATCTGTGCCTCATCCCCATGCAATGGCACCCAGTCACCGCTGAGCTTCTCCAATAGCCAATCCGGCAACCGTATCTTCAGCTCTGGCATGTCCATGGCGATCTCAAGACCCGTGCAGTGCATCTGAGTGGATATCATGCCTCATCCGGGCCACGGCGAACACCGGCCGCCTCTCCGCGACCGATCCGTCCGCAGGGGACTCATGTGTCCAGGTTTTCCGTACTTTGATCCTTGGCGATTCGACGCGGCTTGATCAGGTTGTCCCACCAGGGACGCAAAGCCTTCACCCCCGGCCCAGTGCGCTCCCAACGCCCATCGGGGTGACGGACCCAGTTGGGTTGGTCGGGGAGCTTTGCTGGGTCGAGGCGGTACCAGCGCCAGCCTTCTACGCGGCGCATTAGGTCCCAGTTGCCGGAGTAATGCTTATCGCAAAGCTCGTGGTCAGCTCTCGCCACCTCCGCAGCTGGACCTTCAGTCGTACTGTCTTTCATGAATGCGACAATGTAGCGGTAGATCGCCTCCGCTTCAGTAGTATTCCATAGGCTAAATTGTTTGCCGTCTAGATCCATAAGTTTGTGAGCTTTCGGCGAGGGTGGTGCGCCATCTTTAATCAAATCATGAGGGGGGCGGACTAACGCCACCTTAGTATTGCAATAGGAGTGAGGTCGGTAAATGTGATTTTCATCATAGATTAGATAGGAAGAGTCTATCCAGGTTAATGAGTCTATGTTGTTTCGCATTCTCTGGGTGAAGTAAACAATTTGTCGCTCTCTGTCAAATACGACAAATCGGTTTGCTGGCAAAGCTCCTGATAGCCAGAAAATTAAGATGCCTATCGGTATTGCAAAAATGGATAATATCGCGATAGCGATTGATTCGTGTTGTTTTATTACAACTAGAAGGGTGAAAGCTATTACTGACATGCCTAACCCTAGAGTGCCGATCGTCGTGGCAAGAGAGTGGTAGCCATAAGTAAGAATATTAGATTCCTGCCATGAAGGGCCAGGCCAATAATGTTCTCGTTCTGTCTTTTTGCCGTAATGTGTGGTTTGGAATGGTGGTTGGGTATTGTCTTGGGAAAGGGCCACCTTGCTTCGCTCAAATAGTTCACGGAAAGGGGATGCTACCCATGCGCGTGCGACTGCCATAACAGAAGTTCTCCATTCGCTAATACGATGTTGATTATCTCTAGTTTGTCTTTGCGCTAGTGTTTATTGTTGGGGTCTGCTCAACTGTAGGTCTCCAAGTTGACTGTATGCGTACATACTCTTTTTCACTTAGCTTGTTGTTTCGTGAATCGCGGCTAGGCCACGAGGCTCGTCTTTCGATTTTGAAGTCCGGGTCATTCCGGTTTGGGCGTAGGACGATTGTCGTGGTTACGCCTGCCACTATTTCTCGGATGGTTGTCTTGTGGAATAGGCGAATTTTAACCGGAGCCCCGTGGTCGTTCGTTTCTATAATCATCATTTCTTCGATTCGAATTTGCGAGCCGGAAGATCTGAGTAAGATTTCAACCTCTATGATACCTTTGAGTGAGGCGATTTCGGTTAGCTGGATATTGACTTCAACGAGTACCGGTGAGTTAGGTTCGCGTAGTTGTATGCCTGTATGGGTTTGCGTGTTGTAAGGGTTTTTTTGCGTTGTGAGGTCATGCATGATTATTTGCGCAGTGATCTCATGGATGATGGAGATCATCTTTTTCAGCTGATCTTCTGGCGTGGAAACGGGGTGTTCAGGAGGTTTCGTTTCTTTTATGGCTAATTTTCCAAACTGAGATTGGAATAGGGTTTGGGCGAGCTTCGTTCGGTCTTGATTCGCAACAATAAGGTTTCCCGTCGTGCCAAGAAGTAAAGCGAACAGTGCGCTAAATCCAAGGATGTTGGCGCCTAATACGGCAACACCGGAAGCTACTATTAGTGAGCCCCCTAGTATGACTCCTTTGTTGTTGTTGGTTAGTCCATTAAATATATAGGCGGCACCAGCTCCAAGATCCATTAATCCAGAAAATCTCGTGAGCGTTATCAGTATGGTCTGTTGTCCTGAGGCTTTATAATTTCGTTGGCGCCGTTTGTGCGCATTATGGTTTGATATGCTTGAGTGCAGTCGTTCTGTTGAGAGTGCGTGCGAGTAACGATTTTGGTTCTGTTGAGTGATTTTGGGTGCGCCATATTGTGGGAGTATCGACTGTCGAGTATTTGACCAGAACCTAAACTCGGACAGCCCGAAAGCGGCTACCGTGCTAAATAGAGAGGCTAGCTGCAGGTTATGTGCAGCCGCTTGTGACCGCCCCATTTCCCCAAGGGCGATTCCAAGATTAAAAAGTAGCAAAGGCCCTAAAATTGCTCCATAAGCCATTCGGTAGGAGGGGGTGTTGCGGATCATTTGACTTAGGTCACCAAGACTATAGGCGCCAGTTGGCATTAGAACAGGTACATTTGTTTGGTGGAGTTCTTTATGGATACCTATAAATTCAGATTGCCGGAGTTGGAAGCCTCGAGCAGGAGGATTATCGAAGGTGAATCCTAAGAAGTGCGATAGCGGTAAGTGCTGGATATGGAGTTCGATGCCCGCAATTCGGTGTGCCATAGTTGCGACATGACTCAAGCTATGTCTTATGTGCTGGGGTTGTTCGTTCATCGCCGCCTCCGCCAACGCATCGATCAACCGATTCAACGCGTCCGGCGCAAACGTGGCCAGCTGCAGCCGGTCTATCTCCAGTAGCGGCTTCATGCGGGGTTCGGTGGTTTCCAGCCATTGGTTGCCGGTGGACCAGTCGATGAGGGTCTGGCGGGTTTCCGGGTCGTCGTTACCCAGGACGGGGAGGGTGTTGGTGTCCGGGTCGAGAAAGCACCTGAGGTAGGGCAGGGAGGTTTCGCTGTCCAGATCGCGGATGCAGTGGATCCACTGCAGCAGACCGAAGACCCGATCGTCCGGGCAGGGGCTCTTGGTGTAGTCCTCCAGGGCATGGGCGTAGTGGGGGGATTGCAGCAGCGACAGCAGATCCCGGTTCAGGGCCTGGAAACGACTGGCCGCCTCTTTCACCTTCTGGTCCCAGGCATTGAGCGTACGGTTCATGCGGGGCACGTCCACCTGGCGCTGCAGGTCGGGCTGAACCTGTATGAGACGCTGGATCAGGGTGCCCAGGGCGCGTTCACCATCGATGGCCGATTGTTCGGCCTCGGCCAGATCTTCCAGGCAGGCGTCCATGGACTGGCGCAGATCCCGGGCTTGTTGCAGTGGGTCGGGGAGGAGCGCGGTGATGAGGCCGTTCACATCCCGCAGTTCCAGGGCCTCGCCGCGCTCGGGTTGCGAGGCTAGAAGAGGGCGGGGGCGGCCGCCGGGCTGACCGGCGCGACCGAGGCGTCCCATGCGCACTGCTTCGCGCCCCAGGTTCAGTGGGGTGCAACGGGCATCCCGCTCGCTGGAGGAGGGCGGGGGCACCCTCCTGGGATCATCCGGTGCCAGGCCGCCGAAACCCTCGATCCGCGCCCAGGTCCACTGCGGCTCACTCAGCGCCAGTTGGTAATCGAACACCTTCCCGTCAATACGATGCGGGAACAGCAGGCGCGCTCCCACGGGGCAGTGTGCCGGGCGTTCATCCTTGCCCTGCCAGACCTCAAGGTTCACCTCCAGCCAGGTCCCCTCGGGACCGGCCTCCAACTCGCGCCACAGATGACCGTCGCGAAAGACATAGACCCGGCAGCCGGGTCGGATGGCGTCATGCTCTATTCCCCGAATATCCACCGACCGACGCAGGGCCACGGCGACCAGCTGATGTTCATGGCGATGCGCCTCCAGGGCCGGGTCGTTGTCCGAATCCCGGGGCCGAACGCTCACATCCTGAGCCAGTGGGACGTGATACATGCCCTGGTGGGGATCGTGCAGCGGCAGTACCAGATCCACCGTCTGTGCCGGCAGGCCAGTAAAGAGCAGGGTGTGAGCATCGCGGCGATTGTTCACGGGGCGCGGGTAGGCGCCGACCGCATCACCCGAGCCGTCCCGGGGTTGGGCTGTCACTTCCAGTCCGCGCCCCAGAGCCCTGTCCAGATCCACCTCGAGCCGCAGCGCATGAGTCTGCTGCAACGGGGGTGGCTCATTGAAGACCGCAGGATTCAGTTCCGCCGCCTGTCGGCAGCCCGGTTGCATGAGGGGGGCAGGCGGGGTGTTGCGACAGTTGGAGACCATGGGGTCGAACTGCCGTACCGCCGGCACGCCCTCGAAGAACACATTACTGGAGCGGCCCACAAACTCCGCGTAACCGCGCCGGGTGCGGGAGCGCACGCCGCCACAGTTGCCGGCCTCGTCACCCCGGCTGCGGGCGAACCGGGACTGGTGATGACACGCCGCATGACCGTTGACGAACACGCTGCCGGCGGTGCCTGTGGCATCCCGGCTTTCCGCCACATTGGTATACGGGATGGGCTTGCAGCGCTTGCCGATCCTGGTCAGGCACACATCAATACTGGTGAGCCGGCCCTGGGAGCCGGCATGCACGGCGCTGCGGCCGTTGATGGCGATGTTGCCGCCGGCACCGGACGTTGCGGGGTTAGCGCTGTCCTCCTGGATGGCCAGCGGCTGGCGATGGACGGAGCCGATCTCCATGCCCAGGCGATGCTCGATGGCACGGGCCACCGTGTCCCGTTCGCGAGGGCCCAGAGTGCTGACTGTGCGCTCCGCCTCCAGACCCGTGTCCGGGCAGCGGGAGGGGCGATCAGGTTGCGAGGGTGGCAATTGCCAGTGGGGGTCGATGTGCCGGTAAAGGCTGGCGATGCGGTGGTGGCTCGCCGGGGCGCGTCCCAGCCAGTCTCTCAGGGCGCGGCGCCCATGTTCCAGTGTAGGGAATACCGGTACGCCCTGGGCAACACCGATGGCGCCATGATCCAGGGCCACCGGGCCCAGGCCCAGTAAGCCGGGGTTATGGGTACGCCAGGAGAGGCTGCCGCCCCGATGGATGGTGACCGTGTCGGAGTCGTCAAAGAAATGCACTTCCGTGTCGGACGCACCGCTGGCTGATCGATACATGGCATGGCTTCCCTGCGCATGGACATGCCCGGAATCATCGCCCGGCCCCTTCCTGAGTTCAAGCCCGAAGGCCGGAACCACCTCACAAAAGAGGGATCAAATCCATACAGCAGGGGGGTCAGTAGGGTAGGGGCCAGGACTCTAAAAACGATGCCAACTGCCGGGGAAATCCTCCTTCGTCTTCAAAGGTTTGACGCGGCTGACATTTGTACATATGCTCGGCTTGTGAAAATCGAATATGACATGGATAAGGCCAGGGCCAATCCACTCAATCACGAAGGTGTCACTTTCGAGGAAGCCAAGCCGGTTCTACTCGACCCCTATGCGCTGACTCTGGAGGATCGGGATTCAGAATATGAACAACGGTTTGTAACGCTTGGGATGGGTTCCAAAGGACGGATTCTTATAACTGTCTGGACGCTGCGAGCCGATCGAATCCGTATCATTTCTGCCTGGAAGGCCAACCAGATACAAAGGAGGCGCTATGAACAACAATTCTGACCCACTGTTTGGTCGCTACGCTAATCTGGATTTCGAGGAGGCCCAATCGGTAGACTCTATTCCGGCTCTTGCTCGATTGCAGGCTGAACATGGTGGGAAAACGCGCGTAACCATGCGGCTCGACAACGATGTGCTGGCTGTTTTCAAAGCGCGTGCGGAAATCGTAGGCGGCAATTATCAAACCTTGATCAACCAGGCATTGCGTGATGCCGCCCAAGGCGTCACTTTGGCCGAAGTAGTGCGCCAAACGATACGGGAAGAGTTGCACACTGACTAAGTGGATTAAGGTAGGGGGAACAGTCCCCGCTCCGCACGCCCGTGAAGTGGTCCAATTGTAGCGGACACCCCGTTAAGCCTCGTAGGCTATGCATCGGAGGTGTTCATGAGCAAGAAGGCACGACGTCGATACACGGCGGAATTCAAGGCTGAGGCAGTGGCGTTGGTTGAGCGCCAGGGATACCGGTACGCCCTGGGCAACACCGATGGCACCGTGATCCAGGGCCACCGGGCCCAGGCCCAGTAAGCCGGGGTTATGGGTACGCCAGGAGAGGCTGCCGCCCCGATGGATGGTGACCGTGTCGGAGTCGTCAAAGAAGTGCACTTCCGTGTCGGACGCACCGCTGGCTGATCGATACATGGCATGGCTTCCCTGCGCATGGACATGCCCGGAATCATCGCCCGGCCCCTTCCTGAGTTCAAGCCCGAAGGCCGGAACCACCCCACAAAAGGAGGATCAAATCCATACAGATATATGTCGCTTTTGTTAGTCTGTGAGCCGGTCGGGCTCTGGCTGCCCTTTCTGCCCAAGGAGTTTTCGTGATGACTTCCCTCAGACGCTTTGCCGCTGCAATCTGCGCGGCGGCTTTCATCGGTCTTGCCGGCTGTGCCACCGGTCCCACCCAGGAACAGACCGGGGCCGTGGTGGGCGGGGCCCTGGGCGGTGTGCTGGGCAGCCAGATCGGCGGCGGCACCGGGCGCACGGCGGCCATCATTGCCGGCACGCTGGCCGGGGCGGCCATCGGTGGCTCCATTGGTCGCACCATGGATGAAGTGGATCGGGCCCGGCTGTCCAATACCCTGGAGCGCCAACCGGACAACCGCTCCACGTCCTGGCAGAACCCCAATACCGGTCATAGCTTTCAGGCCACACCGACCAATACGTTCCAGAGCGGTGGCCGTGATTGCCGTGAATACACGGTCATCGGCACTATCGACGGCTCCCAGGAGCGCATCACTGGTACCGCCTGCCGTGACTCCCAGGGTCGCTGGATCAACCAGTAAGTCGTCTTCCCATCGGTACAGCCCTTCCCCTTGAGGTCCCTGGATGTTTGCCAACCAGAATCGCGATCAGTTGCGCGCCATGTATTGCCAGGCCTGGCGCAAGCACCAGGCCGGGGAGCCCCTGGAGCCACTGGAACGCCAGATTGCCGAACTGGTGCAGGAGCACCCCGAGTATCACGCCCAGGTCCAGGACGCGGAGGCCGCCAAGGCCGCCGAGTTCACGGTGGAGCAAGGTGTCACCAATCCGTTCCTGCACATGGGCATGCACCTGGCCATCCGGGATCAGGTGGGCATGGATCGTCCGGCGGGCATTACCAAGGCCTATCAGGGCCTGGTGCGTCGCCTGGGCGCCCATGAGGCGGAGCACGCCATGATGGAGTGTCTGGGCACGACCCTGTGGGAGGCCCAGCGTTTTGGCCGCCCGCCCGACGAGTCGGCCTATCTGGAGTGCGTGCGCAAGCTGTAATCTTCGGTTCTTCCCCCGAGGAACCGGAGCCCCCGCCTGCTTTGCAATCCCCCTGTGGGAGCGGCCCTCGGCCGCGGAATATCTTTTCAAAAAGAACGCAGAACTGTCCGGGCCTTGGGGTGCCCGCTTACAGGGATGTATTCACGGCGTCCCGCTGTAAGGAATCCGGGCACCCCAAGGTCCTCTCCGGTCTCTGGTTCGGGTGCGAGGTCGAAGGGTTGCCCATTCGCGTCCGAGACTCATTTCCATAGTGTCCGCCCGTTGCGAAGCCGCAAAAATGTCATCAGATCCCGGGTTTTGAATGCCTTTCGTCCTGTAATTGCTTGACCCCACGGTTTGTGCAGGGTAATTTTTGTCATCAATTGTTCACTGCACAAAAAGTGAGTGATCCCATCGGGTACCGGACTGATCGTGACTTCCTCAACCTTACAAATCGCACTGGCAAGTGGATTCATGGCGTCACTGGGCGTGTTGCTGGCTGGTATTCTGGCCATCGCCAACCGTCGCCTGTACGTCTATGAAGACCCGCGCATCGACGAGATTGAAGACATGCTGCCGCGCGCCAACTGCGGTGCCTGTGGCGAGGCCGGCTGCCGTTCGTTTGCCGAAGCGCTTGTGCAGCGCCGTATCGATCCTGCCCGTTGCACCCCGAATGCCGAGGAAATGAACCAGAAAATCGCCGATTTTCTGGGTGTCGAGATGGGTGATCAGGAGCGCAATGTGGCCCGCCTCGCCTGTGCCGGTGGTTCCCACGTGGCGGCCACCCGCGCCCGCTACCAGGGGCTCAAGTCCTGCCGCGCCGCCGCCATCGTGGCTGGCGGCGGCAAGGGCTGCACCTGGGGTTGCCTGGGGCTGGGCGACTGCGAGGCCGTGTGCGATTTCGACGCCATCCGCCTGAACCGGCACGGCCTGCCCATTGTGGATGTCGACAAA
This genomic interval carries:
- a CDS encoding nucleoside deaminase, whose product is MISTQMHCTGLEIAMDMPELKIRLPDWLLEKLSGDWVPLHGDEAQMRFVISLARENVTQGSGGPFGAAVFDADGQLVAPGLNLVTSSRCSILHAEMVAMALAQKRLDNHDLSDGGRLHHTLVTSAEPCAMCLGAIPWSGVSRVVCGARDEDVREIGFDEGAKPDHWAETLTRRGIQVQRDVLRPEATQILQAYVESGGAIY
- a CDS encoding PAAR-like domain-containing protein codes for the protein MYRSASGASDTEVHFFDDSDTVTIHRGGSLSWRTHNPGLLGLGPVALDHGAIGVAQGVPVFPTLEHGRRALRDWLGRAPASHHRIASLYRHIDPHWQLPPSQPDRPSRCPDTGLEAERTVSTLGPRERDTVARAIEHRLGMEIGSVHRQPLAIQEDSANPATSGAGGNIAINGRSAVHAGSQGRLTSIDVCLTRIGKRCKPIPYTNVAESRDATGTAGSVFVNGHAACHHQSRFARSRGDEAGNCGGVRSRTRRGYAEFVGRSSNVFFEGVPAVRQFDPMVSNCRNTPPAPLMQPGCRQAAELNPAVFNEPPPLQQTHALRLEVDLDRALGRGLEVTAQPRDGSGDAVGAYPRPVNNRRDAHTLLFTGLPAQTVDLVLPLHDPHQGMYHVPLAQDVSVRPRDSDNDPALEAHRHEHQLVAVALRRSVDIRGIEHDAIRPGCRVYVFRDGHLWRELEAGPEGTWLEVNLEVWQGKDERPAHCPVGARLLFPHRIDGKVFDYQLALSEPQWTWARIEGFGGLAPDDPRRVPPPSSSERDARCTPLNLGREAVRMGRLGRAGQPGGRPRPLLASQPERGEALELRDVNGLITALLPDPLQQARDLRQSMDACLEDLAEAEQSAIDGERALGTLIQRLIQVQPDLQRQVDVPRMNRTLNAWDQKVKEAASRFQALNRDLLSLLQSPHYAHALEDYTKSPCPDDRVFGLLQWIHCIRDLDSETSLPYLRCFLDPDTNTLPVLGNDDPETRQTLIDWSTGNQWLETTEPRMKPLLEIDRLQLATFAPDALNRLIDALAEAAMNEQPQHIRHSLSHVATMAHRIAGIELHIQHLPLSHFLGFTFDNPPARGFQLRQSEFIGIHKELHQTNVPVLMPTGAYSLGDLSQMIRNTPSYRMAYGAILGPLLLFNLGIALGEMGRSQAAAHNLQLASLFSTVAAFGLSEFRFWSNTRQSILPQYGAPKITQQNQNRYSHALSTERLHSSISNHNAHKRRQRNYKASGQQTILITLTRFSGLMDLGAGAAYIFNGLTNNNKGVILGGSLIVASGVAVLGANILGFSALFALLLGTTGNLIVANQDRTKLAQTLFQSQFGKLAIKETKPPEHPVSTPEDQLKKMISIIHEITAQIIMHDLTTQKNPYNTQTHTGIQLREPNSPVLVEVNIQLTEIASLKGIIEVEILLRSSGSQIRIEEMMIIETNDHGAPVKIRLFHKTTIREIVAGVTTTIVLRPNRNDPDFKIERRASWPSRDSRNNKLSEKEYVRIQSTWRPTVEQTPTINTSAKTN
- a CDS encoding BrnT family toxin; this translates as MASLRMDMPGIIARPLPEFKPEGRNHLTKEGSNPYSRGVSRVGARTLKTMPTAGEILLRLQRFDAADICTYARLVKIEYDMDKARANPLNHEGVTFEEAKPVLLDPYALTLEDRDSEYEQRFVTLGMGSKGRILITVWTLRADRIRIISAWKANQIQRRRYEQQF
- a CDS encoding BrnA antitoxin family protein codes for the protein MNNNSDPLFGRYANLDFEEAQSVDSIPALARLQAEHGGKTRVTMRLDNDVLAVFKARAEIVGGNYQTLINQALRDAAQGVTLAEVVRQTIREELHTD
- a CDS encoding RT0821/Lpp0805 family surface protein, with product MTSLRRFAAAICAAAFIGLAGCATGPTQEQTGAVVGGALGGVLGSQIGGGTGRTAAIIAGTLAGAAIGGSIGRTMDEVDRARLSNTLERQPDNRSTSWQNPNTGHSFQATPTNTFQSGGRDCREYTVIGTIDGSQERITGTACRDSQGRWINQ
- a CDS encoding DUF1841 family protein; translated protein: MFANQNRDQLRAMYCQAWRKHQAGEPLEPLERQIAELVQEHPEYHAQVQDAEAAKAAEFTVEQGVTNPFLHMGMHLAIRDQVGMDRPAGITKAYQGLVRRLGAHEAEHAMMECLGTTLWEAQRFGRPPDESAYLECVRKL
- a CDS encoding RnfABCDGE type electron transport complex subunit B, translated to MASLGVLLAGILAIANRRLYVYEDPRIDEIEDMLPRANCGACGEAGCRSFAEALVQRRIDPARCTPNAEEMNQKIADFLGVEMGDQERNVARLACAGGSHVAATRARYQGLKSCRAAAIVAGGGKGCTWGCLGLGDCEAVCDFDAIRLNRHGLPIVDVDKCTGCNDCVDICPKNLFTLQPESHRLWVNCLNKDPQDEAMAHCQVVCTACGRCAIDAPEGLIRMEQNLAVIDYTKNALASPVAIQRCPTGAIVWLEGAEPRKGSGARKVTRKEPLPRMEPLPRV